From one Peredibacter starrii genomic stretch:
- the fliS gene encoding flagellar export chaperone FliS, whose translation MSYGLGAYKKTSVETASKEQILLMLYQAAIKNCKKAIEAIEQKNVAKKGEYIGKMQDIIVELSNSLDFEVGGEVAKELASLYDYILYSSTQANIKIEKSHLEGCLKVLNTLYDGWTEAIKNLKTQTPVKSA comes from the coding sequence ATGAGCTACGGTTTAGGTGCATATAAAAAGACATCGGTAGAGACAGCAAGTAAGGAACAAATCCTACTTATGCTTTATCAAGCTGCTATTAAAAACTGTAAGAAGGCCATCGAAGCAATCGAACAAAAGAACGTTGCTAAGAAAGGCGAGTACATCGGCAAAATGCAAGACATCATCGTTGAACTGTCTAACAGTCTCGACTTTGAAGTTGGTGGTGAAGTGGCAAAAGAACTTGCTTCACTTTACGACTATATCCTTTATTCAAGTACACAGGCGAACATCAAGATTGAGAAAAGTCATCTTGAAGGTTGTCTGAAAGTACTTAACACTCTTTACGACGGTTGGACTGAGGCGATTAAAAACCTTAAAACTCAAACCCCAGTTAAGAGCGCTTAA
- a CDS encoding inositol monophosphatase family protein yields MAKIMVAELSAINELVKRYPKADIQFKQDGSPVTELDLFLSSHVELLMEEHFKGVTFYSEEKFSDWGFPLLALDPLDGTREYIEGRPEWALSIGLFKTDKFEGEGWVYNPVTQELFDAPAKIEFPKKSTYRGEVSRSEWKQGLFTNKFTERFELQAVGSIAYKLGRLAYGKCDYVVSLRPKNIWDIAGGTLLCEQAGFKFYSQGKEVKDVRKLYEPPLIWCHEKLFSELSKIYP; encoded by the coding sequence TTGGCCAAAATTATGGTTGCAGAATTGTCGGCCATTAATGAACTCGTAAAAAGATATCCCAAAGCGGACATTCAGTTTAAACAAGACGGCTCACCAGTTACTGAACTCGATTTGTTCTTATCATCCCATGTTGAACTTTTGATGGAAGAGCACTTTAAAGGTGTAACGTTTTACTCGGAAGAGAAGTTTTCGGATTGGGGCTTTCCTTTACTAGCACTCGATCCCCTTGATGGAACTCGTGAGTATATTGAAGGTCGTCCCGAATGGGCCCTTTCTATTGGCCTATTCAAAACAGATAAGTTTGAGGGTGAAGGCTGGGTCTATAATCCGGTGACTCAAGAACTCTTCGATGCTCCTGCAAAAATTGAGTTCCCAAAGAAGTCCACTTATCGTGGAGAAGTCTCTCGTTCCGAGTGGAAACAGGGCCTTTTTACAAACAAGTTCACGGAGCGATTTGAACTCCAGGCGGTGGGCAGTATCGCATATAAGCTCGGTCGTCTTGCCTATGGAAAATGTGATTACGTAGTTAGCTTAAGACCCAAAAACATCTGGGACATTGCGGGCGGAACCCTGCTTTGTGAACAAGCGGGATTTAAATTCTACTCTCAAGGAAAAGAAGTCAAAGATGTGAGGAAGCTCTATGAGCCTCCTCTTATTTGGTGCCACGAGAAGCTTTTTTCGGAGCTTTCAAAGATTTACCCGTAG
- a CDS encoding endonuclease MutS2 codes for MTINLITTQHSVHHAQVEWDVLSGIISQFAYFESNKKGLVTQLFANRWEDLSAELIRTQTYLQEFKDDYRPIVSQLFGKLPADESLDRHILHLAKEGVLHFSELNKVVLLIESAQFIKQDFPKFKIAEFQKITEMDFMPIQRKFLREFRHLVDSSGEVHFERHPELADLNRRLRELEDKIRKTVQEWINNAANQKVLQYNSYDVHYDRFVVPVRSDSYRSDLGLIVSRSESGQTLFVEPFEVRDACNRRLELIAKIDEIINQLAMKFSRLLGEHGDLINECLYVVRRIDFYLAKTDFATKYQLECPSIRSNPGFKFTGLFHPLIKNPVKNSADCHQSNHGIVISGPNTGGKTVFLKSVTLAYLLFYHGFFVPAAEAEMYPYEGVFYFGNDLQDLQVGLSSFSGEVKNYIDLMENILPSNLILIDEIFNSTSSDEASALSLSYFDELHKRAVCHIVVSTHHQMFKTLIHQDRNYISCHVGFDTTNMKPTYKIQWGTPGASMAIDIFRILSRGHDEVKDVPAKALSHLSAKNVSYETLLQKVSQKQIELDQILTSNRQLEVELKNQKGAMEGILNLRMKEELAKARQEVDKILNEARALVEEARRNEIQKVKRIDDKSYQLKTQIDKLRGIEVVEEEVPIGDLTIEEVKSGDTVYSHTLKKEFTVQGVDLRRREVTIAKGPIKLTVPVATLGRSKRAPLKPKVSVSFVKTSSSQLEFDVRGMRLSEFQNLIEKALGDLLSGDVPYISVIHGHGDGVLKNWLRDYLKRSRDFQGELPETGNDGETKIVLK; via the coding sequence ATGACGATTAATCTTATCACTACTCAACACTCCGTGCATCACGCACAAGTCGAATGGGATGTCCTTTCAGGCATTATATCTCAATTCGCTTATTTTGAATCGAATAAGAAAGGCCTCGTGACGCAGCTCTTTGCGAATCGTTGGGAAGACCTGTCTGCTGAACTCATTCGTACTCAGACTTACTTACAAGAATTTAAAGATGACTACCGACCGATCGTGAGTCAACTTTTTGGAAAACTTCCCGCAGACGAATCACTCGATCGTCATATTCTGCATCTGGCGAAAGAAGGTGTGCTGCACTTTAGCGAACTCAATAAAGTTGTTCTCCTCATTGAAAGTGCTCAGTTCATAAAACAAGATTTTCCAAAGTTTAAAATCGCTGAATTTCAAAAAATCACAGAAATGGATTTCATGCCGATTCAAAGGAAGTTCCTGCGTGAGTTTCGCCATCTGGTGGACAGCTCAGGCGAGGTTCACTTTGAACGTCATCCGGAACTAGCGGATCTGAATCGCCGTTTGCGTGAACTGGAAGACAAAATTAGAAAGACGGTCCAGGAATGGATCAACAACGCCGCCAACCAAAAAGTCCTTCAATATAATAGTTATGACGTTCACTATGATCGTTTCGTAGTACCAGTGCGTTCAGATTCTTATCGTTCGGATCTTGGTCTCATTGTTTCTCGTTCAGAATCTGGTCAGACCCTTTTTGTTGAACCATTTGAAGTCAGAGACGCCTGTAACCGCCGACTAGAATTAATTGCTAAGATTGATGAAATCATAAATCAACTCGCCATGAAGTTCTCCCGCTTGTTGGGTGAACACGGTGATCTGATTAATGAATGCCTATATGTCGTGCGAAGAATTGATTTCTATCTCGCGAAAACAGATTTTGCGACTAAGTATCAACTGGAATGCCCTTCCATCAGATCTAATCCTGGATTTAAATTCACTGGGCTTTTTCATCCCTTGATTAAGAACCCAGTTAAAAACAGTGCCGATTGCCATCAGAGTAATCACGGAATTGTGATCTCTGGCCCGAACACTGGTGGTAAGACGGTCTTTCTTAAATCAGTAACACTTGCGTACTTATTGTTCTATCACGGCTTCTTCGTCCCTGCGGCCGAGGCCGAAATGTATCCTTATGAAGGCGTGTTTTATTTCGGCAATGACCTTCAAGACCTGCAAGTCGGTCTTTCATCCTTCTCAGGTGAAGTGAAAAACTATATCGATCTCATGGAAAATATTCTTCCATCGAATTTAATTCTGATCGATGAAATCTTTAACTCAACATCCTCTGATGAAGCTTCAGCACTTTCACTTTCATACTTTGATGAACTTCATAAACGCGCAGTTTGCCACATTGTGGTTTCTACCCACCACCAAATGTTTAAGACCCTGATTCACCAGGATCGAAACTACATTTCGTGTCACGTGGGCTTTGATACCACCAACATGAAACCCACTTATAAAATCCAGTGGGGGACCCCAGGTGCCTCCATGGCGATTGATATTTTCCGCATTCTTTCACGAGGTCATGATGAGGTGAAAGACGTGCCTGCCAAGGCGCTTTCGCATTTGAGTGCTAAGAACGTGAGTTATGAAACTCTCCTTCAGAAAGTTTCTCAAAAACAAATTGAGCTCGATCAGATTCTAACTTCCAATCGTCAGCTTGAAGTGGAACTTAAAAACCAAAAAGGTGCCATGGAAGGGATCCTAAATCTTCGCATGAAGGAAGAACTCGCCAAGGCCCGTCAGGAAGTGGATAAAATTTTGAACGAAGCGCGGGCCCTCGTAGAGGAAGCTCGTCGTAACGAAATTCAAAAAGTTAAACGCATCGATGATAAGTCTTACCAACTGAAAACTCAGATTGATAAACTTCGTGGCATTGAAGTCGTAGAAGAAGAAGTTCCGATAGGTGATCTAACCATCGAGGAAGTTAAATCCGGCGATACCGTTTACTCACATACTCTGAAAAAAGAATTCACGGTACAAGGAGTGGATCTTCGTCGTCGTGAAGTCACGATTGCCAAAGGCCCGATTAAGCTTACGGTTCCGGTGGCCACCCTTGGTCGCTCAAAACGAGCACCGTTGAAACCAAAAGTGTCTGTGAGTTTCGTGAAGACCTCAAGCTCTCAATTAGAGTTTGATGTTCGTGGGATGCGACTTTCCGAGTTTCAAAACTTAATTGAGAAGGCGCTAGGTGATTTACTTTCAGGAGACGTGCCATATATCAGTGTGATCCATGGACACGGTGATGGTGTGCTTAAAAATTGGCTGAGAGATTATTTAAAACGCTCGCGAGATTTTCAGGGCGAGCTTCCAGAAACTGGGAATGATGGTGAAACAAAGATTGTCCTAAAATAA
- the lepB gene encoding signal peptidase I — MEENSNPETVTPTPEVAAGAAQPLINKKAKFIKEVKSFTLIILSVLVFRSVLFEPFKIPSGSMIPTLLIGDFILVNKFSYGFKVPFSDWFTDPIYLTGPSTPERGDVIVFKYPKDTNLNYIKRVIGLPGDTIEVIDKVVYVNNKPIETKDVDGKKILEDMDDRYKSYQFRFMETKTGDKTHITQVDMGNDYFANYYKFTVPKDNFFVMGDNRDFSADSRRWGTVPFGHIKGKAVMIWFSLSVPWPWSEDEQESWKFRPWRIGTIIK, encoded by the coding sequence ATGGAAGAAAATTCTAACCCTGAAACTGTTACGCCTACACCAGAGGTTGCTGCTGGTGCCGCTCAGCCGCTTATTAACAAGAAGGCGAAGTTCATCAAGGAAGTGAAGTCATTTACCTTGATCATTCTTTCAGTTCTGGTTTTCCGTTCTGTTCTTTTCGAGCCATTCAAGATTCCTTCTGGCTCAATGATCCCAACTCTATTAATTGGTGACTTTATCCTGGTGAATAAGTTCTCTTACGGATTCAAAGTTCCTTTCAGTGACTGGTTCACTGATCCTATTTATCTGACTGGTCCAAGCACTCCAGAGCGTGGTGATGTGATCGTGTTCAAATATCCAAAAGACACGAACCTTAACTACATTAAGCGTGTGATTGGTCTTCCGGGTGACACGATTGAAGTGATCGACAAAGTTGTTTACGTGAACAACAAGCCGATTGAAACAAAAGACGTGGACGGGAAGAAGATCCTGGAAGATATGGATGATCGTTATAAGTCTTATCAGTTCCGTTTCATGGAAACTAAAACTGGTGACAAAACTCACATCACACAAGTTGATATGGGGAATGATTACTTCGCTAACTACTATAAGTTCACTGTTCCGAAGGACAATTTCTTCGTAATGGGTGATAACCGTGACTTCTCAGCAGATTCTCGTCGTTGGGGTACGGTTCCATTCGGCCATATCAAAGGTAAGGCCGTGATGATCTGGTTCTCACTTTCAGTGCCATGGCCATGGAGTGAGGATGAGCAGGAATCGTGGAAATTCCGTCCTTGGAGAATTGGAACAATTATTAAATAA
- the nth gene encoding endonuclease III, whose translation MKKSELASVVYERLSKVHPDAHCELNHSNPFELLVATILSAQCTDARVNMVTPALFKKYPTPEKMAKAKLEDMEEAIKSINFFRNKSKSLIGCAQDLVALHKGAVPKTVEELSELPGVGRKTANVVLGNAFNINTGIVVDTHVKRTAGLLGLTKETEPEKVEQDLMKLFPNEQWTMLSHLLIFLGRRTCIARRPQCDLCNLKDVCASTGKSLKAPKKASRGTK comes from the coding sequence ATGAAAAAATCTGAACTTGCCTCTGTGGTGTATGAGCGACTTTCTAAAGTCCATCCTGATGCCCATTGTGAATTAAATCACTCTAATCCATTTGAATTACTAGTGGCGACCATCCTTTCTGCTCAATGCACGGATGCACGCGTGAATATGGTGACTCCCGCCTTATTCAAAAAGTACCCAACTCCCGAAAAAATGGCGAAAGCGAAGCTTGAAGATATGGAAGAGGCGATTAAGTCGATAAACTTCTTTCGTAATAAAAGTAAGAGTCTGATTGGCTGTGCTCAGGACCTGGTGGCCCTTCATAAGGGTGCGGTTCCTAAGACTGTTGAAGAGCTAAGTGAGCTTCCGGGTGTGGGCCGCAAAACCGCCAATGTGGTTCTTGGAAACGCTTTCAATATCAACACCGGCATCGTGGTTGATACTCACGTTAAACGAACCGCTGGCCTTCTGGGACTGACTAAAGAAACAGAACCAGAAAAGGTCGAACAAGATCTCATGAAGCTCTTTCCCAATGAGCAGTGGACGATGCTTTCACACCTTCTGATTTTTCTTGGTCGCCGCACTTGTATTGCTCGTCGCCCGCAATGTGATCTTTGTAATTTAAAAGACGTCTGCGCTTCTACGGGTAAATCTTTGAAAGCTCCGAAAAAAGCTTCTCGTGGCACCAAATAA
- a CDS encoding Clp protease/crotonase-like domain-containing protein, which yields MKKLLIIQQDDAYFLFETIQVLEKYHSHLKDFELTLLVNEEAFGIVYDRTSPVLTGFTTDSKKVLASHYDISVNLSLKETSWEVHGNVNAISKIGPHLKNGELIVPDLWSSYLLTLKARAPFLTFHLQDVYRNILGLRGNLRGQERMGSIRQIAYGMTSTSLFPSNEQEEFINLLTQTYSHLQVKDISEVDLVSDVSQTLYIGPATLSAIKFCEAGGRGIFLSSNFQGFNLVPYGEGHFFISSKTKTFKAHALLPLVAPVIENKERSLDSEYAVYSTDHENIFGAYLKNHNSTDDHYPFYQSHLVLWNFLLNLFDVNLEVTKCLPAQIELLKTHHEVLTKFLRLHDYAMVSIDTVYHESKAETSDANKIEGHLKNLREIDVVAEQISASHSLLRPFLDFYRIRRGQNNGQTLLEQAQNSFLTYSEEHQALEALHELFSVTLKRNEVNI from the coding sequence GTGAAAAAGCTATTAATCATCCAACAAGACGACGCCTATTTTTTATTTGAAACGATTCAAGTCCTCGAGAAATATCACTCGCATTTAAAAGATTTTGAACTGACTCTTCTGGTGAATGAAGAGGCATTCGGAATCGTTTATGATCGCACCTCACCGGTCCTTACCGGATTTACAACAGATTCAAAGAAGGTCCTGGCCTCTCACTATGACATCAGCGTAAATCTTTCTCTGAAAGAAACGAGCTGGGAAGTTCATGGGAATGTTAATGCTATTTCAAAAATCGGTCCTCATTTAAAAAATGGCGAACTGATTGTTCCTGATCTATGGTCATCATATTTACTGACCCTTAAAGCACGTGCACCGTTTTTAACGTTTCATTTACAGGACGTTTATCGAAACATTCTGGGCCTTCGTGGAAATCTACGTGGCCAGGAAAGAATGGGTTCGATACGCCAGATTGCTTATGGCATGACGAGCACGAGTTTATTTCCTTCAAATGAACAGGAAGAATTCATTAATCTTCTCACTCAGACTTATTCTCATCTTCAAGTCAAAGACATTTCTGAAGTCGATTTGGTCTCGGATGTTTCCCAAACTTTGTATATTGGTCCGGCCACTCTATCTGCCATTAAGTTTTGTGAGGCAGGTGGACGAGGAATTTTCCTTTCTTCAAACTTTCAGGGCTTCAATCTTGTTCCATATGGAGAAGGTCATTTCTTCATTAGCTCTAAGACCAAAACTTTTAAGGCCCATGCTCTTTTGCCTTTAGTGGCACCGGTCATTGAAAATAAAGAACGCTCCCTTGATTCTGAATATGCCGTCTACAGCACGGATCACGAAAACATTTTCGGGGCCTATTTAAAGAATCACAACAGTACTGATGATCACTATCCGTTTTATCAATCACATCTAGTTCTTTGGAATTTTCTTCTTAATCTCTTTGACGTGAATCTTGAAGTGACGAAGTGTCTTCCGGCACAGATTGAACTTCTTAAAACTCATCACGAAGTTCTGACAAAGTTTTTACGTCTTCATGATTATGCGATGGTTTCAATTGATACCGTTTATCACGAGTCTAAGGCCGAGACCTCGGACGCGAATAAAATCGAAGGTCATCTTAAGAACCTGCGCGAGATCGACGTGGTGGCAGAACAAATCTCGGCCTCACATTCTCTGTTGAGACCATTTCTGGACTTCTATCGCATTCGCCGTGGACAAAATAATGGTCAAACCCTCCTTGAGCAGGCCCAGAACAGTTTTCTGACCTATTCTGAGGAACACCAGGCCCTTGAGGCCCTTCACGAATTATTTTCTGTGACATTAAAAAGAAACGAAGTTAACATTTGA
- the fliD gene encoding flagellar filament capping protein FliD translates to MGISFGSINSGLPKDIVQQIVEAEKIPIQQMEVRKGKINDKKSLVQQLTTLVENMRGEVLKNKNARSLRELAINTGDSKHINVTADKNIADPGKYQLEVVQLAQKSSAISNGVEDKDKTYVGVGYIRVNLPNGDEKEIYVDEKHATLSGIAKLINGDSELGIRANVVNDGKDSDEPYRLIVSMTETGDGNRVEFPYLYLVDGEVDIYFEQERPAQDAKVKLDGFEIEVPSNKVTDLIPGVTIDLKKALPGEEINIEITEDVQKIGGKVNSLIDNINNVLKFIKEQNSLDEKTDTQRTLGGDSTLTTIESRVRSAVFTSVMTDAGPMRMGDLGVTFQRDGLLKFDQAKFEQALSKDYKSVSQTLTGKYSLENGKSKGFIDILDETAQTLLSQPTGVLPTRKGGLQSQINQIDRQIANRQRTIAQKEDILKAKFARLEETISKIKGQGAGLAGFAAPPGIQQL, encoded by the coding sequence TTGGGGATTTCGTTCGGATCAATCAATTCAGGTCTGCCTAAGGACATTGTTCAGCAAATTGTTGAAGCTGAAAAAATTCCTATTCAGCAGATGGAAGTCCGTAAGGGCAAGATCAACGACAAAAAATCTCTCGTGCAGCAGCTTACTACGCTGGTGGAAAACATGCGTGGTGAAGTTCTAAAAAATAAGAACGCCCGTTCACTCCGCGAACTAGCAATCAATACCGGTGACAGCAAACACATTAATGTTACGGCAGATAAGAACATCGCCGATCCTGGTAAGTATCAACTTGAAGTCGTGCAACTCGCTCAGAAATCTTCGGCCATTAGTAATGGTGTGGAAGACAAAGATAAGACCTATGTTGGGGTTGGATATATCCGTGTGAATCTTCCTAACGGAGATGAAAAAGAAATCTACGTGGATGAAAAGCACGCGACTCTCTCTGGAATCGCCAAACTCATTAACGGTGACTCGGAATTAGGCATCAGGGCGAACGTCGTAAACGATGGTAAAGACTCCGATGAACCATATCGCTTGATTGTCTCAATGACGGAAACGGGTGATGGGAACCGCGTTGAATTCCCATATCTTTATCTGGTAGACGGCGAAGTGGATATTTACTTTGAGCAAGAGCGACCAGCTCAAGATGCCAAGGTAAAACTCGATGGATTTGAAATTGAAGTTCCAAGTAACAAAGTCACGGATCTTATTCCGGGTGTGACGATTGATCTTAAAAAGGCCCTTCCGGGTGAAGAGATCAATATTGAAATCACGGAAGACGTTCAGAAGATCGGTGGTAAGGTCAACAGCCTCATCGATAACATCAACAACGTTTTAAAATTCATTAAAGAGCAAAACTCACTCGATGAGAAAACTGATACGCAACGTACACTGGGTGGTGACTCAACACTTACTACCATTGAAAGCAGGGTTCGTTCAGCGGTCTTCACATCGGTAATGACTGACGCAGGTCCCATGAGAATGGGTGACCTGGGTGTGACTTTCCAACGTGACGGTCTTTTGAAATTTGATCAGGCCAAATTCGAACAGGCGCTTTCAAAAGATTACAAGTCAGTATCACAAACCCTGACTGGTAAGTACTCCCTGGAAAATGGAAAGTCGAAGGGCTTTATCGACATCCTGGATGAGACAGCACAAACGCTACTTTCTCAACCCACCGGTGTGTTACCAACACGTAAGGGTGGTCTACAAAGCCAAATCAATCAGATTGATCGTCAGATCGCCAATCGTCAGCGCACGATCGCCCAGAAAGAAGATATTTTGAAGGCGAAGTTTGCCCGACTGGAAGAGACAATTTCTAAGATCAAAGGTCAGGGTGCGGGCCTTGCAGGTTTTGCCGCCCCACCGGGCATTCAGCAATTATGA
- a CDS encoding RlmE family RNA methyltransferase → MSNFKVKDHYFNKAKNENFLARSVYKLEEIDEKYKILKPGMQVVDFGYHPGSWIQYTSRVIGDEGRVVGIDVREVNKKLSGVKNVRVYQKDIFDIHDLSQLEVDGQFDVVLSDMAPNTTGIKTLDQDRSLNLVESVFGLLPRFLKPGGNFVIKVFDSQSAQNYLKEQKNLFKEFHYLKPKSTRSISKEFFVIGKSFKA, encoded by the coding sequence ATGAGTAATTTTAAAGTCAAAGACCACTATTTTAATAAGGCAAAGAACGAAAACTTTCTTGCCCGCTCAGTTTATAAGCTGGAAGAGATCGACGAGAAATACAAGATCTTGAAACCCGGCATGCAAGTGGTTGACTTCGGTTATCATCCTGGATCGTGGATTCAGTACACCAGCCGTGTGATTGGTGATGAAGGTCGCGTGGTAGGAATTGATGTCCGTGAGGTTAATAAAAAATTATCTGGTGTTAAAAACGTACGCGTTTATCAAAAAGACATTTTCGATATTCATGATCTTAGCCAGTTAGAAGTCGACGGACAGTTCGATGTGGTTCTGTCTGACATGGCGCCAAACACAACTGGGATCAAAACTCTGGACCAAGACCGCAGTCTCAATCTGGTTGAATCGGTTTTTGGCCTTCTTCCTCGTTTCTTAAAACCAGGTGGAAACTTCGTCATCAAGGTTTTCGATTCTCAAAGTGCTCAGAATTATCTGAAAGAGCAGAAAAACCTGTTCAAAGAGTTCCATTATCTAAAACCAAAATCTACCCGCAGTATTAGCAAAGAATTTTTTGTCATTGGAAAGAGTTTTAAGGCATAA
- a CDS encoding penicillin-binding transpeptidase domain-containing protein has product MVFKDLNRKGNFALLGVLGVVALATFPAWGNLNFIKDNTLFAQPATSVKPDPVADDWSKIVSRHQSWVDQIDYDSSKYHVKYTFNDELETFIKKQLSLYRPDYTSVVVMDNETGKILAAVDYARAQNIYGRDLAFSTTHPAASIFKVITAADLLENTHIKTDTEFHFTGRSTTLYRSQLKEPNGPRRWVRTLDLEKAFATSNNVIFGRTAIENLTPAGLKKMAEKFGFNRRLVEGINLAPSVFNMAQDQYNLAEFSSGLNNKTMMSPVHGAVIGSVVANGGLLRYPVVIEQLEGISDKRTMFPPLKKDEIVLTPKTAEDLRTLFMATITQGTARSSFRRSKYLLEKLEIGGKTGSLTGGEPYGKRDWFVSYAKSLEDKNDKGISICVMIVNQKKWYIKSPLLAKNIMEYYYANLYPHKK; this is encoded by the coding sequence ATGGTTTTTAAGGATTTAAACCGCAAAGGCAACTTTGCTCTTCTAGGCGTTCTAGGCGTGGTCGCGCTGGCTACTTTCCCTGCTTGGGGAAATCTCAATTTTATTAAGGACAATACACTCTTTGCTCAACCTGCCACTTCGGTGAAACCGGATCCAGTTGCAGACGATTGGAGCAAGATCGTGTCTCGTCACCAAAGTTGGGTTGATCAGATCGATTACGATAGTTCAAAATATCACGTTAAATACACCTTCAATGATGAACTGGAGACATTCATCAAGAAGCAATTGTCCCTTTATAGGCCGGACTACACGTCAGTGGTTGTAATGGACAATGAGACAGGGAAAATTCTCGCAGCGGTGGATTACGCTCGCGCGCAGAATATCTACGGTCGAGACCTCGCGTTTTCTACCACTCACCCTGCTGCCAGTATTTTCAAAGTTATTACTGCCGCCGATCTTTTAGAAAACACTCACATTAAAACTGATACTGAGTTTCACTTCACTGGTCGTTCTACGACTTTATATCGTAGCCAGTTAAAAGAACCAAATGGCCCTCGTCGTTGGGTGAGAACACTTGATTTAGAGAAGGCCTTCGCCACATCTAACAATGTGATCTTCGGACGTACTGCAATTGAAAACCTAACTCCTGCCGGTCTTAAAAAGATGGCGGAAAAGTTTGGATTCAACCGCAGACTGGTTGAAGGTATTAACCTAGCTCCTTCGGTCTTCAACATGGCCCAGGATCAATACAATCTTGCTGAGTTCTCTTCTGGTCTTAACAACAAGACCATGATGAGTCCGGTGCATGGTGCTGTCATTGGTTCAGTGGTCGCTAACGGTGGTCTTCTTCGTTATCCAGTTGTGATTGAGCAACTCGAAGGGATCTCGGATAAGAGAACAATGTTTCCTCCGCTAAAGAAGGACGAGATTGTTTTAACTCCTAAAACTGCTGAAGATTTGAGAACTCTTTTCATGGCCACTATTACTCAAGGTACGGCCCGTTCTTCATTCCGTCGTTCCAAGTATCTTTTGGAGAAACTTGAAATTGGTGGGAAGACCGGAAGTCTTACTGGTGGAGAGCCATACGGAAAACGTGATTGGTTTGTAAGTTATGCCAAGTCACTTGAAGATAAAAATGATAAGGGTATTTCAATTTGTGTCATGATCGTGAACCAGAAGAAGTGGTACATAAAGTCTCCGCTTCTCGCCAAGAACATCATGGAATACTACTACGCGAACCTTTATCCACATAAAAAATAA